CACTTAGTGATAATAATGATGTTTACTCTTTTATCCTCTGATATGAACAAGTTTAACTTacaaatttctttgaagtTATTTTTGTCTCTATATGAATAACCCAGAGTTTTATAACAACACATTAGTCTTATAATTGTCGAAACAAAACCCAACCAtacttcatcttcaacaaatccCAACATCGACGCTGGAATtaaattataaaaaaatgggGTATACTCACTACTAATGCAGCTAGTGGCAATAGTAAAGACATTCAAAGTCGTTCTaccaaatacaaatatatGGCACTTTACTTAATTCGGCAGAAAGTCTAAAACTTATATTAAAATTATACTTCTCATCTACGAAAGCTAATTATATGTTTGTGTGTGGCCTCTTCTTCGACTCCAGCTTTTTACCTCTCCATTTGGAGTTAATTTGCTCTGCTGTCTCCAACTTAGGCCTATATTCATACatgatatattttttcattgccTGACCTAGTCCATCGCCAAGATTAATATGTATCTTTTGAGAGTCATCCTTGTATTTCATATTGCAAAATGATCGCATAAAGTCAGAAATGATAGCCTTAATCTTGTAATCATTCCAAAGGCCATTAACTGATGCATTGACATTGAAATTTCTCATTGGGCCACTGGTCCATTTCACATTATCTGTAAACCCACAGTCATAGAGAACCAATGGAATATCGTGGGCCATTTTATATGTTGGACGAGATGGATTGAGAGAAATATCAAGGAGCTCTTTGACTATTTCTGGAGCTTCCAAACCTTGACCAACTGTCAATAGCACGGCAACCATGCATCTAACTTGGTGCCAGAGAAACGCCGTGCCTTTTAAATTGAATACGTACATGTTCTTTTCACCTTCTATTGGATCAATCTGTGATACTAAAATAGACCTTTTGAAGTTTGTAATCTGCTTGGAAGCAtcaattttacaaaaattCCGAAAGTCATTTTCACCTAAATAGTAGGAGGCGGCTGTATTCATTGCATCTATGTCAAGTCCGTCgccattgaaaatatactTATAATGTCTGAACGTACAACTGAATCTTGCATCAAAATCCTTCGGTGGTCTCAAGCAAGCACTGTGAACTCTGATATCATCAGGTAAGGCCTGattgatggatttgatATAatctatttctttttcatcatttttcGGATCTTTCAACTCCTCTTCTGTCAATTTGGATCGAACAGTAAGGGAAATCACTTGGTTCATTGCGCTCACGCCTCTGTCGGTTCTCCCACATCTACTAAAATCACATTCTTCCTGATTGATAGAACCAATGAGTTTGATTCGAAATAATGCCTCCAttattttctcttcaactGTTGGTAATTCAGTCCTCTCTCCCTGCAGTGCAAGACCCTGATAATTCCATCCTAAATATGAAAAACGTAAAGCAATCTTCCTCTTCGTGTACTTGGAAAAATCGAAAGTTTTCTGCTTTTTAGTTTTCGGTAAGTTTTCTACAACCTTTTCATCGACCGTGTCACTCTGCTCGAGTTTACTGTTGCGTCCTTCTAGTTCATAgatttttgataataatTGTTTTCTAGACCAATTGGAGTAATCATTGCTTTGTGTTTCCATCTTGCCAGCTGTCATGCTTTGAAATCTTGCAAAAATCCTAATAGACTGTCCTGATAATCGGATCTTTGGAATTAACATCAAGCATCTGTTTAACATGCAGTTTCATATGTACTTTCTGAATTGGATTTTGTTACCAGTGAAAGTCGTGAAGaccgaaaaaaaaaacttcaataTCATTTCGCTACTTAAACTAAAACCGTTGAAATTAACCCGTAAAACGCAAGATTCACCAAAAACGTTGAAGTACCTTAAAATGCAAATGTAGGTGATTGGTAGTTATCCTACTGCATGGCATCATAGTTCGGTTATTTTTGCTAAATTTGGAatggtttttttcatgGAGACTGAACGTATGCTAGAATCACTTATTTGTTTGGCCCAAACGTTGTGTTTAGTATACTGAATATAACTTAGGAGGAGGCTCAATGAAGATTCAGTGAGCTAATGCTATGCCTATCATTGACGCTGCTAGTTCCATTAATCTTGCATCTTTAAATATATCCGTTGTCATCCCCTCGGAGCTTAGTGAACATAAAAAGCTCTCAGCCTTGATCGAAACAAGGATCAAAGTTTCTATTGTAGCTTGTGTATCGTGTTTTCTGTCCTTTCATACTTAACATTAcattttttgaacaacaGTCGTCACTGaataaacaaagaaataattAGGAATAAATATCACATTTTGCTGCTTGGTACAAGTATCTTTTAGGAAAGATTGTCAGATTGGTGATTGTACGTGATGTGGCCACCAGGTTCTACAGCAAATTCCTCCAACAAATGAGGAGTCTTTGAGATATAAAAATTACCCCTCACTATGGGAATGGACAATTATAACGATAGTAGACTTTATAGGAAATACCTTGGCAACAGCACCAAAACAAGCACAAATAAACCATAATGGGACTAATCATTATATACCGCGTGTTTAGGAATAAATCAAATGTAGGCTACACTTTCCTTCTCAACCACTTGCCCCCAATAAAAAACTAAAAGGTACATGGCATCATTACATCGTATAGCTAAAAACGGTTCAGCTCATTTTTCTTAGTTCGTGATG
The Pichia kudriavzevii chromosome 2, complete sequence DNA segment above includes these coding regions:
- a CDS encoding uncharacterized protein (PKUD0B01510; similar to Saccharomyces cerevisiae YFL001W (DEG1); ancestral locus Anc_8.88), with amino-acid sequence MLNRCLMLIPKIRLSGQSIRIFARFQSMTAGKMETQSNDYSNWSRKQLLSKIYELEGRNSKLEQSDTVDEKVVENLPKTKKQKTFDFSKYTKRKIALRFSYLGWNYQGLALQGERTELPTVEEKIMEALFRIKLIGSINQEECDFSRCGRTDRGVSAMNQVISLTVRSKLTEEELKDPKNDEKEIDYIKSINQALPDDIRVHSACLRPPKDFDARFSCTFRHYKYIFNGDGLDIDAMNTAASYYLGENDFRNFCKIDASKQITNFKRSILVSQIDPIEGEKNMYVFNLKGTAFLWHQVRCMVAVLLTVGQGLEAPEIVKELLDISLNPSRPTYKMAHDIPLVLYDCGFTDNVKWTSGPMRNFNVNASVNGLWNDYKIKAIISDFMRSFCNMKYKDDSQKIHINLGDGLGQAMKKYIMYEYRPKLETAEQINSKWRGKKLESKKRPHTNI